The genomic region GTCGGTGCAGGCGGACGGGAAGGTCAGGGTCTCGGCGGTCCTGCCCTGGCTGTGCGGGGATTTGCGCCGCGACTCCTTGGCCGAGGCGTGGGACGCGTACCGGACGGCCTGCGCATCGACGGACGTGGTCGATGCGCTCAAGGCCTTGATCTATGGCGATCTGCCCAGACCGGAAGCAGGACTGGGCGTAGGAGACAGGAATGGACGAGCGCAACACTGTGACCGACGTGCAGGCTGACGAGAAGCTCGCGTGGGAGACTCCCTCGATCGAGGAAGTCACCGACCGAGTGATGGCGCAGCCCTACATTCGGTTCACGTGACGGACCCGAGGGGGGCGTCGGCAGGAGACTACCGCGCCCCCCTCTTTCTTGCCTGGCAGCTGAGCAACGTCTGCCGCTGCCGCTGCCTGCCCTGCTGCGAGGACTCCGGCCCGGACCGGGCCTGGCCGCGCGAACTGGCCCGGGAAGAAGCCCTGCAGCTGGCGCGGGACATCGTCGCGGCCGGCATCCCCCATGTGGCTTTCGGCGGGGGTGAGCCCGTGGCCGTGCCGCATTTCTGGGAGGTCTGCGCGGTCCTGCATGCGGGCGGGGTGGGCCTCAAGATCGAGACGGATGGATTGCTCCTCGACGAGGCCGCCTGCGTGCGGCTCAAGGAATGGGATGTCGCCTGCGTGCAGATCAGCTTGGACGGCGCCAGCGCCGCGGTCCATGACCGAGTGCGGCCGGGCGGCTCTTTCGACGGTGCGGCGGCCAGCGTGCGCCGGCTGGCGCAGGCGGGCCTGGGGCCGGAAGCGGTCTTCACGCCCACGCGCCTCAACCTGGCCGACGCCCCCGCGGTCTTCGACCTCGCCTCGCGCATCGGAGCGCGGACCTTCGTGACCGGGCCCCTGATGCGCCTGGGGCGGGCGGCCGCGCATTGGAAGACTCTGGCGCCTTCGGAGAACGATTGGCAGGGGACCGTGGCCTGCCTTGAGGAGCGGGCCCGGGTGAGCGATCTGCGCCTGGCCATCTATCCTTGGGACGTGCGCGAGGAGATCCGCGTGCGGCGGGACAGCCCGCAGGCCATGATGCTGGTGGTCCCGGACGGGAAGGCCAAGCTCCTCAACGCCCTGCCTTTCGCGCCGGGAGACCTCCGGCGGCAGAGCCTGAGCGAGG from Elusimicrobiota bacterium harbors:
- a CDS encoding radical SAM protein yields the protein MTDPRGASAGDYRAPLFLAWQLSNVCRCRCLPCCEDSGPDRAWPRELAREEALQLARDIVAAGIPHVAFGGGEPVAVPHFWEVCAVLHAGGVGLKIETDGLLLDEAACVRLKEWDVACVQISLDGASAAVHDRVRPGGSFDGAAASVRRLAQAGLGPEAVFTPTRLNLADAPAVFDLASRIGARTFVTGPLMRLGRAAAHWKTLAPSENDWQGTVACLEERARVSDLRLAIYPWDVREEIRVRRDSPQAMMLVVPDGKAKLLNALPFAPGDLRRQSLSEAWQAVCRAWSSPKVNDFIDQVLADPKLLRHANECWDV